A portion of the Drosophila subpulchrella strain 33 F10 #4 breed RU33 unplaced genomic scaffold, RU_Dsub_v1.1 Primary Assembly Seq420, whole genome shotgun sequence genome contains these proteins:
- the LOC119562315 gene encoding uncharacterized protein LOC119562315, whose protein sequence is MCCRAPPILSRQEPPPRDYGGSISPTGKDYSHIVCITKVLINIPLRPKPGRRLQHLRGQSRGLVLLERVQAPRKLCSTSHVLVELAWKRGPQRNIRDAYVYGHLILRSSKGKEGTGQKGKQRGQIRLSGLTPDKFTNREPLLGRAWRQ, encoded by the exons ATGTGCTGCAGGGCACCACCCATTCTCAGTCGGCAGGAGCCCCCTCCTCGCGACTACGGGGGTTCCATCTCCCCCACTGGGAAAGATTACTCACACATTGTGTGTATTACAAaggttttaataaatatc CCTTTAAGACCGAAACCTGGCCGCCGTCTTCAACATTTACGCGGTCAAAGCAGAGGATTGGTTTTGCTGGAAAGGGTACAGGCGCCGCGGAAACTATGCTCTACCAGTCATGTATTGGTAGAGCTCGCATGGAAACGCGGCCCTCAAAGGAACATACGCGATGCGTATGTGTATGGTCACCTAATCCTGAGGAGCTCCAAGGGAAAAGAAGGGACAGGCCAAAAAG gcAAACAACGAGGACAAATAAGGCTCTCGGGACTAACTCCGGATAAATTCACAAATAGGGAA CCACTATTGGGCCGGGCCTGGAGGCAATGA